A part of Pantoea vagans genomic DNA contains:
- the fhuE gene encoding ferric-rhodotorulic acid/ferric-coprogen receptor FhuE: MARSGRESDFKNVFSVSLLALTVHALLNPALAAAETSQDMVVSATPADNSESEKQNYAVQTTRAGTKLMLTPRDVPQSLSVVTQQRMQDQDLQSVNDVLTNATGISTNLIDSERSEYYSRGFKVSNFTFDDIPTSVNDTWNYGDAASDTAIYDRIEIVRGATGLMTGAGSPSASINMVRKHADSKTATGTLSASYGSWNKQRYVADLSSPLNGDGSLRGRVVTGYTDQQNWLDRYQKTQKFIYGVMDADLSEKTTLSLGYDYEDNNTGNPTWGGLPMFYSNNATTHYDRSLNSSANWTRYNTNSRKVFADIEHNFDNGWNIHINGTHAENTFSDKLLYVMGNPDQESGEGTTGYGSMDRGKRKMDSIDGFASGPFDLLGRQHLLMAGASYSRQHNAAYSQDGFSDAEAREIATADMGIFNNHWSGNVAEPEWQGWYLNDDDTVRQKSVYSAARLSLADPLSLIVGARYTQWSTNGSSGEMTKNNTTPYAGLVYDIDDTWSAYGSYTAIFLPQTYRDTHGSYLSPVTGKSYETGLKSAWNDGLLTASVAIFRIEQDNVGQALDGVYLSGSEQAYVAAKGAVSKGAEFELNGALTDNLQLTFGATRYVARDQSGRFNSYQPQTSFKLFTRYQLAAITDLTVGGGINWQNRVFKDVTNASGDSVRVYQGSYPLASLFARYQVNKQVAVQANVDNLFDREYYSYMNSYVYGEPRNVNVSVSYQF, translated from the coding sequence ATGGCTCGTAGTGGCAGGGAATCAGATTTTAAAAACGTTTTCAGCGTTTCATTACTGGCACTGACGGTGCATGCCCTTCTCAACCCCGCTCTGGCGGCAGCGGAAACATCGCAGGATATGGTAGTCAGCGCGACGCCCGCCGATAACAGTGAAAGTGAAAAGCAGAATTACGCAGTCCAGACCACCCGCGCGGGCACTAAACTAATGCTGACACCACGCGATGTGCCGCAATCCCTTAGCGTGGTGACACAACAGCGGATGCAGGATCAGGATCTGCAATCGGTCAACGATGTGCTGACTAACGCCACCGGTATCTCCACCAATCTGATCGACAGTGAACGCTCCGAATACTATTCACGCGGCTTTAAGGTCAGCAACTTCACGTTCGATGATATTCCGACGTCGGTTAACGATACATGGAATTACGGCGATGCGGCGTCTGACACGGCTATCTATGACCGCATTGAAATCGTGCGCGGAGCAACCGGGCTGATGACCGGCGCGGGCAGCCCTTCAGCCTCAATTAACATGGTGCGTAAACATGCCGACAGCAAAACCGCCACCGGTACGCTGAGCGCCAGCTATGGCAGCTGGAACAAACAGCGGTATGTGGCGGATCTCTCCTCTCCGCTAAACGGCGACGGCAGTCTGCGTGGGCGTGTAGTAACCGGTTATACCGATCAGCAGAACTGGCTGGACCGCTATCAGAAAACCCAAAAATTTATCTACGGTGTGATGGATGCCGATCTCTCTGAGAAGACCACGCTGTCACTGGGTTACGACTATGAAGATAACAATACCGGCAATCCGACCTGGGGTGGCCTGCCGATGTTTTACAGCAACAACGCCACCACACATTACGATCGCAGCCTGAATTCGTCAGCCAACTGGACACGTTACAACACTAACTCGCGCAAAGTCTTTGCGGACATCGAGCATAACTTTGATAACGGCTGGAATATTCATATCAACGGCACGCACGCCGAAAACACCTTTAGCGATAAGCTGCTCTATGTGATGGGCAATCCCGATCAGGAGAGCGGTGAAGGCACCACCGGCTACGGCAGCATGGATCGCGGCAAGCGTAAAATGGATTCCATTGATGGTTTCGCCAGCGGACCGTTTGACTTACTGGGCCGTCAGCACCTGTTAATGGCGGGTGCGAGCTACAGTCGCCAGCATAATGCCGCTTACAGTCAGGATGGTTTCAGCGATGCAGAGGCTCGTGAGATCGCCACTGCTGATATGGGTATTTTCAATAATCACTGGAGCGGTAACGTCGCGGAGCCTGAGTGGCAGGGCTGGTATCTCAACGATGATGACACGGTTCGTCAGAAATCGGTGTACAGTGCTGCACGTCTTTCGCTGGCCGATCCGCTGTCACTGATCGTTGGCGCACGCTATACCCAGTGGAGCACGAACGGCAGCAGCGGAGAGATGACCAAAAACAACACCACGCCTTACGCCGGGCTGGTCTATGACATCGATGACACCTGGTCCGCCTATGGCAGTTACACCGCCATTTTCCTGCCGCAGACCTATCGTGATACTCATGGCAGTTATCTCTCGCCTGTCACCGGGAAAAGCTACGAAACCGGTCTGAAATCGGCATGGAACGATGGGCTGCTGACGGCCAGCGTGGCGATTTTCCGCATCGAGCAGGATAACGTCGGTCAGGCGCTGGATGGCGTCTACCTGAGTGGCAGTGAGCAGGCCTATGTTGCAGCCAAAGGTGCTGTGAGTAAAGGTGCTGAGTTCGAACTAAATGGTGCGCTGACTGATAATCTGCAACTTACCTTTGGCGCAACCCGCTATGTGGCACGTGACCAGAGTGGCCGCTTTAACAGCTATCAGCCACAAACCTCATTTAAGCTTTTTACCCGTTATCAACTGGCCGCAATCACCGACCTGACTGTCGGCGGCGGCATCAACTGGCAGAACCGGGTATTTAAAGATGTCACTAATGCCAGCGGCGACAGCGTACGGGTTTATCAGGGCAGTTATCCCCTGGCGTCGTTGTTTGCCCGCTATCAGGTGAATAAGCAGGTCGCGGTGCAGGCCAACGTCGATAACCTCTTCGACCGCGAGTATTACAGCTATATGAACAGTTACGTATACGGTGAGCCACGTAATGTGAACGTCAGCGTTTCGTATCAGTTCTGA
- a CDS encoding YncE family protein, which yields MKSLSPRKAAVAMAAAAAISLTACQAPARKVDAPAAEASKPVDSAVTQRALGDGLYEMAYSPAAKALFVASAQAFKDVNGGMIYRLDPATLTTQGETHTDMKNFGTAINEAGEVFYTTNSLDGAISKVDAQSGKVLQRLVFPGKISKEGYPAGAREVLWHGNELYVGRVADPGYISVVDTRTFKLKTEIKNAGKWVTGIIYSPLTERIYAANGSGEILVINPRSHKIEKRWTAGDGKAYLFLNMAEDPATGRLFVTDDSQGKVTLIFDERTGKVIKRIEGDALGIKFNAKRNELYISQRESKKVLQLDATTYAVKNSWSFEKNPNSLLIGPDNNTLFVTLKAEFNKDSSTKGTDEIVRIVLP from the coding sequence ATGAAATCGTTAAGCCCGCGCAAAGCCGCTGTTGCCATGGCTGCCGCCGCTGCCATTAGCCTGACAGCGTGTCAGGCACCTGCTAGAAAAGTTGATGCGCCTGCTGCAGAAGCCTCTAAACCAGTCGACAGCGCGGTAACGCAGCGCGCCCTGGGGGATGGTCTGTATGAAATGGCTTATTCTCCTGCAGCAAAAGCGTTATTTGTTGCCAGTGCGCAGGCGTTTAAGGATGTGAACGGCGGCATGATCTACCGTCTTGACCCCGCCACACTAACTACTCAGGGTGAAACACATACCGACATGAAAAATTTCGGCACCGCTATCAATGAAGCGGGTGAGGTCTTCTACACTACCAACTCGCTGGATGGCGCGATTTCAAAAGTGGATGCCCAGAGCGGCAAAGTGCTTCAGCGTCTGGTGTTCCCCGGCAAAATCAGTAAAGAGGGCTATCCGGCTGGTGCGCGTGAAGTCCTGTGGCATGGCAACGAACTTTATGTAGGCCGTGTAGCCGATCCGGGCTATATCTCCGTGGTAGATACCCGCACCTTTAAGCTTAAAACCGAAATTAAAAATGCCGGTAAATGGGTGACCGGTATCATTTACTCGCCGCTGACTGAGCGCATTTATGCGGCCAATGGCTCGGGTGAAATCCTGGTGATCAATCCGCGCAGCCACAAAATTGAGAAGCGCTGGACGGCAGGCGATGGCAAAGCGTACCTGTTCCTGAACATGGCGGAAGATCCAGCAACCGGTCGCCTGTTTGTGACCGACGATTCCCAGGGCAAAGTCACGCTGATATTTGATGAGCGCACCGGAAAGGTCATCAAACGTATCGAAGGGGATGCGCTGGGCATTAAGTTCAACGCTAAGCGCAATGAGCTTTACATCAGCCAGCGCGAATCGAAGAAAGTGCTGCAACTGGATGCCACGACCTATGCGGTGAAAAACAGCTGGTCGTTCGAAAAAAATCCCAACAGCCTGCTGATAGGTCCGGATAACAATACCCTTTTTGTCACCCTTAAAGCGGAATTTAACAAAGATTCTTCCACGAAGGGCACTGACGAAATTGTTCGTATCGTGTTGCCATAA
- a CDS encoding type II toxin-antitoxin system RelE/ParE family toxin, which yields MWMIKTTERFDLWFTLLNDSDRACVLAALMVLREKGPGLSRPYADTIKGSAYINMKELRIQSRGDPIRAFFAFDPNRTAIVLCAGNKAGNEKRFYREMLPVADREFTHWLKSFNHKE from the coding sequence GTGTGGATGATTAAAACGACAGAGCGGTTTGATCTCTGGTTTACGTTGCTTAATGACAGCGATCGCGCCTGCGTTCTGGCTGCATTGATGGTGTTGCGGGAAAAGGGGCCGGGATTAAGCCGACCCTATGCGGATACGATTAAAGGTTCCGCTTATATCAATATGAAAGAGTTACGTATCCAGAGCCGCGGCGACCCAATAAGGGCTTTCTTTGCTTTTGACCCGAACCGCACGGCAATTGTGCTGTGTGCCGGTAATAAGGCGGGCAATGAAAAGCGATTTTATCGGGAGATGCTTCCGGTTGCCGATCGGGAATTCACACACTGGCTAAAAAGCTTTAACCATAAGGAGTAA
- a CDS encoding helix-turn-helix domain-containing protein, with product MGRTLEQLIADEKPEVVADAQAMATEILLNIHLAELREKVQKTQVEMAQALGITQPTVAGMEKPGRDLKLSTLKRYVDAAGGKLRLVVELPDGSHYGFVV from the coding sequence ATGGGCAGAACGCTGGAACAGCTTATTGCGGATGAAAAACCGGAAGTCGTTGCCGACGCACAGGCCATGGCGACCGAAATCCTGCTCAACATTCACCTTGCCGAGCTGCGTGAGAAAGTGCAGAAAACGCAGGTCGAAATGGCGCAGGCGCTGGGCATCACACAGCCGACTGTGGCGGGTATGGAAAAGCCGGGGCGTGACCTGAAGCTTTCCACGCTCAAACGCTATGTGGATGCGGCAGGGGGGAAACTGCGGCTGGTGGTGGAGCTGCCGGATGGTTCCCACTACGGGTTCGTGGTGTAA